The following coding sequences lie in one Planctomycetota bacterium genomic window:
- a CDS encoding type II toxin-antitoxin system RelE/ParE family toxin, translated as MRTSSGGSFDDDAHRSDPAVDDLQSIYDYIALDSQTYADAVVLELLEAAERLRVFPNAGRIVPELADDQTRELIIGSCRLIYETAVQAVIVHAVIHGARDFPAVFGEES; from the coding sequence ATGAGGACATCAAGCGGCGGTTCGTTCGATGATGACGCTCATCGGTCCGACCCGGCGGTCGACGACCTGCAAAGCATTTACGATTACATCGCGCTCGATTCGCAAACCTATGCGGATGCGGTGGTGCTCGAGTTGCTGGAGGCGGCGGAGCGCCTTCGCGTTTTTCCAAACGCCGGTCGCATCGTTCCGGAATTGGCGGACGATCAGACACGCGAGTTGATCATCGGGTCGTGCCGGCTGATTTACGAAACGGCGGTACAGGCCGTCATCGTGCACGCCGTGATTCACGGGGCGCGTGATTTTCCCGCAGTGTTCGGCGAGGAATCCTGA
- a CDS encoding ThuA domain-containing protein — MVKAYCPARTMSTESRIMQYVPAPARLSVRLVPLNRKGPAMSPFPRRLALLSLAAFAFALTQPLFAAEPTKRILFFTRSAGYEHSVVKVSGDKPCYAETILRPLCEKNGWELTVTKDGSVFTPENIAKYDAFAFYTTGDLTGPAKDGSNPMSKEGKAALLQAIHDGKGWIGFHCASDTFHTNSDRYHLDPVEKRDPYINVIGGEFIHHGAQQSTTQQLVDPKFPGLENLQSFDKTEEWYSLKNFADNDHVILVNETKNMKGNMYQRPAYPSTWARMEGTGRVFYTSMGHREDVWTSPQFQTVITAGFRWILHETDADVTPNISAVAPEANTIPPSPEPKK; from the coding sequence ATGGTCAAAGCATATTGTCCCGCCCGCACCATGTCGACCGAATCGCGTATCATGCAATACGTCCCCGCGCCCGCCCGTTTGTCTGTTCGCCTCGTTCCCCTTAACCGAAAAGGACCCGCCATGTCCCCATTCCCCCGTCGCCTCGCACTCCTGTCCCTCGCCGCCTTCGCCTTCGCCCTGACCCAACCCCTCTTCGCCGCCGAACCGACCAAGCGCATTCTCTTCTTCACGCGCTCCGCCGGCTACGAGCACTCCGTCGTCAAAGTCTCCGGCGACAAACCCTGCTACGCTGAAACCATCCTCCGCCCCCTCTGCGAAAAGAACGGCTGGGAGCTGACCGTCACCAAAGACGGCTCCGTCTTCACCCCCGAAAATATCGCCAAGTACGACGCCTTCGCCTTCTACACGACCGGCGACCTGACCGGCCCCGCCAAAGACGGCTCCAATCCGATGAGCAAGGAAGGCAAGGCCGCGCTGCTCCAGGCCATCCACGACGGCAAGGGATGGATCGGATTCCACTGCGCCTCCGACACGTTCCATACCAACTCCGACCGCTACCACCTCGACCCCGTCGAAAAGCGCGACCCCTACATCAACGTCATCGGCGGCGAGTTCATCCACCACGGCGCCCAACAGTCCACCACCCAGCAGCTCGTCGATCCCAAATTCCCCGGCTTGGAAAACCTCCAGTCCTTCGATAAGACCGAAGAGTGGTACTCGCTCAAGAACTTCGCGGATAACGACCATGTCATCCTCGTCAACGAGACGAAGAACATGAAAGGCAACATGTACCAGCGACCGGCCTACCCGAGCACTTGGGCCCGCATGGAAGGCACCGGCCGCGTCTTCTACACCAGCATGGGACACCGCGAAGACGTCTGGACCAGCCCCCAGTTCCAGACCGTCATCACCGCCGGCTTCCGCTGGATCCTCCACGAAACCGACGCCGACGTCACCCCCAACATCTCCGCCGTCGCCCCCGAAGCCAACACCATCCCCCCGTCCCCCGAACCCAAAAAATAA
- a CDS encoding gamma-glutamyl-gamma-aminobutyrate hydrolase family protein: MQPIIGITCDTNRPTEPGAIWRHESPATYAAAVTSAGGVPILLPCEIEHIDAYLKLCDGFVLSGGNDPDTTPYGQKPHPKADLLHPARQAFESALIAAIQRTDHPVLGICLGMQMMALNAGGKLHQHLPDAPGFDEASAACHKSAPHDVRLIMRDHPYLPRRGRVYSMHHQAVADPGAMRTIAVSEQAGASPVIEAIDRPNADGRFYLGVQWHPERTDDDALGIGLFEHLIAHCRRASADLPILRK, encoded by the coding sequence ATGCAGCCGATCATCGGCATCACGTGCGACACGAATCGTCCGACCGAACCCGGCGCGATCTGGCGGCATGAGTCCCCCGCCACTTACGCCGCCGCCGTCACCAGCGCCGGCGGCGTCCCCATTCTGCTGCCGTGCGAAATCGAACACATCGACGCGTACCTGAAGCTCTGCGACGGGTTCGTCCTCTCCGGCGGCAATGACCCGGATACGACGCCCTACGGCCAAAAGCCCCACCCCAAGGCCGACCTGCTTCATCCCGCCCGGCAGGCGTTCGAGTCGGCGCTGATCGCGGCGATCCAGCGCACGGATCATCCAGTGCTGGGCATCTGCCTGGGCATGCAGATGATGGCGCTCAACGCCGGCGGGAAACTGCATCAGCATCTGCCCGACGCGCCGGGCTTCGACGAAGCCAGCGCGGCGTGCCACAAATCCGCGCCGCATGATGTGCGCCTGATCATGCGCGATCATCCGTACCTGCCCCGCCGCGGGCGTGTGTACTCCATGCATCATCAGGCCGTGGCGGACCCGGGCGCGATGCGCACCATCGCCGTCAGCGAACAGGCGGGCGCGTCGCCGGTCATCGAAGCGATCGATCGACCCAATGCGGACGGGCGTTTTTACCTGGGCGTGCAGTGGCACCCGGAGCGCACGGACGACGATGCGCTGGGCATCGGACTTTTTGAGCATCTGATCGCCCATTGCCGCCGCGCCAGTGCGGATTTGCCGATTTTGCGAAAATGA
- the murJ gene encoding murein biosynthesis integral membrane protein MurJ, translated as MNRRVSMFWIVSLIAWWVAIAIGSHWPRLDMAGAVGLDNDVLPLGVDKWVHTSCYTGLAWLALTCGLWRRRGRWWWLLTIETLVLYALIDETLQYFCPGRSVGYGDAGASTFGIILGSYLWAIGQWLTHHDGSFVAHTRTISVLTLLSRCFGLVRDWAMAWVFGFGSVLDAFFIAFTIPNLFRRLFGEGALAAAFVPQYSRLLNKHPSTAMGFATRVLVQLTKWLVGITIAGLIVLLAIDALVPMSDRTNLIVNLTMLTLWYAPLVCVAAILGAILQVHGRFGPPAAAPVILNVFIIVSCMIVGYALPASVSMEWRIRGVCIAIVLAGVVQAAWQWLLRPRPAPFAEPPHHAMVDDAMTRLMQQWGPTVAGLAVFQVNVLMDSMIAWFFSAPPNAPAGATMNLLGWHPVYPMLEGAVSVLNTTARLYEFPTGVFGIAVATAIFPQLSAAAEDTDRFSNLLREGLRLTLLIGLPASIGLILVRMPLATAIYYRGGKLTADDAARVAWVLTGYAPAVWAYSMNHVLTRTFYAQHNTLTPMRVAVAMVALNIVLNCTLIWPLGAAGLAWATAICAMLQCVILLRLVKRYVPTPIDRDVVISWGRSAIVTLAMSAAVWAVVQSYDLSTLSRLGVVSVLLGATVAGSIVVVAAAMLLRMPEMRMLLRRG; from the coding sequence ATGAATCGCCGGGTCTCGATGTTCTGGATCGTCTCGCTGATTGCATGGTGGGTCGCCATCGCGATCGGTTCGCACTGGCCGCGCCTCGATATGGCGGGGGCGGTCGGGCTGGACAATGACGTGCTGCCGCTGGGCGTCGACAAGTGGGTGCACACCTCTTGTTACACCGGGCTGGCCTGGCTGGCGCTGACGTGCGGACTGTGGCGGCGTCGGGGGCGGTGGTGGTGGCTGCTGACGATCGAAACGCTCGTGCTGTACGCCCTCATCGACGAGACGCTCCAATACTTCTGCCCCGGCCGCTCCGTCGGCTACGGCGACGCGGGCGCTTCAACCTTCGGCATCATCCTCGGCTCGTACCTCTGGGCCATCGGGCAATGGCTCACGCATCACGACGGCTCCTTCGTCGCGCACACGCGGACCATCTCCGTGCTCACGCTCCTGTCGCGCTGCTTCGGACTCGTGCGCGACTGGGCGATGGCGTGGGTGTTCGGGTTCGGCTCCGTGCTCGACGCGTTCTTCATCGCCTTCACGATCCCCAATCTCTTCCGCCGCCTCTTCGGCGAAGGCGCGCTCGCCGCGGCGTTCGTCCCGCAGTATTCGCGCCTGCTCAATAAACATCCGTCCACCGCCATGGGCTTCGCCACGCGCGTCCTCGTCCAACTGACCAAGTGGCTCGTCGGCATCACCATCGCCGGCCTGATCGTCCTGCTGGCCATCGACGCGCTGGTCCCCATGTCCGATCGCACCAACCTGATCGTCAATCTGACGATGCTCACGCTCTGGTACGCCCCGCTCGTCTGCGTCGCCGCCATCCTCGGCGCGATCCTCCAGGTGCACGGCCGCTTCGGCCCGCCCGCCGCCGCCCCCGTCATCCTCAACGTCTTCATCATCGTCTCGTGCATGATCGTCGGCTACGCCCTGCCCGCCTCCGTCTCGATGGAGTGGCGCATCCGAGGCGTGTGCATCGCCATCGTCCTCGCCGGCGTCGTGCAGGCGGCCTGGCAATGGCTCCTCCGCCCCCGTCCCGCCCCCTTCGCCGAGCCCCCGCATCACGCCATGGTCGACGACGCCATGACCCGGCTCATGCAGCAGTGGGGACCGACCGTCGCCGGACTGGCCGTGTTCCAGGTCAACGTGCTGATGGATTCGATGATCGCCTGGTTCTTCTCCGCCCCGCCCAACGCACCGGCCGGGGCGACGATGAATCTGCTGGGCTGGCATCCGGTCTACCCCATGCTCGAAGGCGCCGTGTCCGTCCTCAACACGACCGCCCGGCTCTACGAGTTTCCCACCGGCGTGTTCGGCATCGCCGTCGCCACCGCCATTTTCCCCCAGCTTTCCGCCGCGGCCGAGGACACCGATCGCTTCTCCAATCTCCTGCGCGAAGGCCTGCGACTGACGCTGCTCATCGGTCTGCCCGCCAGCATCGGGCTCATCCTCGTGCGGATGCCCCTGGCCACGGCGATCTATTATCGCGGCGGGAAGCTCACCGCCGACGACGCGGCGCGCGTGGCGTGGGTGCTGACGGGGTACGCCCCGGCGGTGTGGGCCTACTCGATGAACCATGTCCTGACGCGGACTTTTTACGCCCAGCACAACACGCTCACCCCGATGCGCGTCGCCGTGGCGATGGTCGCGCTGAACATCGTGCTCAACTGCACGCTGATCTGGCCGCTGGGCGCGGCGGGGCTGGCATGGGCGACGGCGATCTGCGCGATGCTTCAGTGCGTGATCCTGCTGCGATTGGTCAAGCGCTACGTGCCGACGCCGATCGACCGCGATGTGGTGATCAGTTGGGGGCGTTCGGCGATCGTGACGCTGGCGATGAGCGCGGCGGTGTGGGCGGTGGTGCAGTCGTACGATCTTTCGACGCTGTCGCGCCTGGGCGTGGTCAGCGTGCTATTGGGCGCGACGGTCGCCGGCAGCATCGTCGTCGTCGCCGCCGCCATGCTCCTGCGCATGCCCGAAATGCGCATGCTTCTGCGGCGAGGGTGA
- the acs gene encoding acetate--CoA ligase, whose protein sequence is MGQATNSEVFSDLLQEEREFPAPASFAKHAATNDLSLYKRANDDYEGYWEDRAKELHWFKPWGKVMDWTPPHCQWFTGGKINITYNCLDRHLTTARRNKAALVWEGEPGEERTLTYLQLHYEVCKFANALKGLGVGKGDRVAIYMPMVVEAAVAMLACARIGAIHSVVFGGFSPESLSDRINDSECKALITANGGWRRGNVLLLKNEADKALAKTPSIKSVIVVERGHADTFPCHMKEGRDHWYHDLMEVASPDCPAEPMDAEDVLFILYTSGTTGKPKGIVHTTGGYAVGAYTTCKYVFDMREEDMYWCTADVGWITGHTYIVYGPLMNGVSQIMYEGAPNYPENDRFWDMIARHRVTIFYTAPTAIRAFMKWGDDLPAKHDLSSLRLLGSVGEPINPEAWMWYHKHIGREKCPIADTWWQTETGSIMISGLPGVTTMKPGFAGPALPGVCATILNEAREEVTSGSGLLAITKPWPSMLRTIWGDDERFVSTYFSKWDAKTYFPGDGAKRDAKGNFMVLGRVDDVLNVSGHRIGTMEVESALVDHPAVAESAVVGKKHDMKGQAIVAFVTLKSGFDMSEALNAELRKHVAEKIGAIARPEQVIFTADLPKTRSGKIMRRLLRDIAEGRTLGDTTTLADAGVVEALRTKYADKEG, encoded by the coding sequence ATGGGTCAAGCGACGAACAGCGAAGTATTCAGCGATCTTCTGCAGGAAGAGCGCGAGTTTCCCGCGCCGGCGTCTTTCGCCAAGCACGCGGCGACGAACGACCTGTCGCTCTACAAGCGGGCGAACGACGACTACGAGGGCTACTGGGAGGATCGCGCCAAGGAATTGCACTGGTTCAAGCCATGGGGCAAGGTCATGGACTGGACCCCGCCGCATTGTCAGTGGTTCACCGGCGGGAAGATCAACATCACCTACAACTGCCTCGATCGTCACCTGACCACCGCGCGGCGCAACAAGGCGGCGCTCGTCTGGGAAGGCGAACCGGGCGAAGAGCGCACGCTCACGTACCTGCAACTGCATTACGAAGTGTGCAAGTTCGCCAACGCGCTCAAAGGGCTGGGCGTCGGCAAGGGCGATCGCGTGGCGATCTACATGCCGATGGTCGTGGAGGCGGCGGTGGCGATGCTCGCCTGCGCCCGCATCGGGGCGATTCACAGCGTCGTCTTCGGCGGGTTCAGCCCCGAGTCGCTTTCGGACCGCATCAATGACTCGGAGTGCAAAGCGCTGATCACGGCCAACGGCGGATGGCGGCGCGGGAATGTGCTGCTCCTTAAGAACGAAGCGGACAAGGCGCTGGCCAAGACGCCGAGCATCAAGAGCGTCATCGTCGTCGAGCGCGGTCACGCCGACACGTTCCCGTGTCACATGAAGGAAGGGCGCGATCACTGGTATCACGATCTGATGGAAGTCGCTTCGCCCGACTGCCCGGCCGAGCCGATGGACGCGGAGGATGTGCTGTTCATCCTGTACACCTCCGGCACGACCGGCAAGCCCAAGGGCATTGTGCATACGACCGGCGGTTACGCCGTCGGGGCCTACACGACCTGCAAGTACGTCTTCGACATGCGCGAGGAGGACATGTATTGGTGCACCGCCGACGTGGGCTGGATCACCGGGCATACCTATATCGTGTATGGCCCATTGATGAACGGCGTGTCGCAGATCATGTACGAAGGCGCCCCCAATTACCCGGAAAACGACCGGTTCTGGGACATGATCGCCCGGCACCGCGTGACGATCTTCTACACGGCTCCGACGGCGATCCGCGCGTTCATGAAATGGGGCGACGATCTGCCGGCCAAACACGATCTGTCGAGCTTGCGACTGCTCGGCAGCGTCGGCGAGCCGATCAATCCCGAAGCGTGGATGTGGTATCACAAACACATCGGGCGCGAGAAGTGTCCGATCGCCGATACGTGGTGGCAGACGGAGACGGGCAGCATCATGATCAGCGGGTTGCCGGGCGTGACGACGATGAAGCCGGGCTTCGCCGGGCCGGCGCTGCCGGGCGTGTGTGCGACGATCTTGAACGAAGCGCGCGAGGAAGTGACAAGCGGGTCGGGGCTGCTGGCGATCACCAAGCCCTGGCCGAGCATGTTGCGGACGATCTGGGGCGATGACGAGCGCTTCGTCAGCACGTATTTTTCCAAGTGGGACGCGAAGACCTATTTCCCCGGCGACGGGGCGAAGCGCGACGCGAAGGGTAACTTCATGGTGCTGGGGCGCGTCGACGATGTGCTCAACGTGTCGGGCCACCGGATCGGCACGATGGAAGTCGAGTCCGCGCTGGTCGATCACCCGGCGGTCGCCGAGTCGGCGGTCGTCGGCAAGAAGCACGACATGAAGGGCCAGGCGATCGTCGCGTTCGTGACGCTCAAGAGCGGCTTTGACATGAGCGAGGCGCTCAATGCGGAATTGCGCAAGCACGTGGCGGAGAAGATCGGCGCGATCGCCCGGCCGGAGCAGGTGATCTTCACCGCCGACCTGCCCAAGACGCGGTCGGGGAAGATCATGCGCCGCCTGCTGCGGGACATCGCCGAGGGGCGGACGCTGGGCGACACCACGACGCTCGCCGACGCCGGCGTCGTCGAGGCGCTGCGGACGAAGTATGCGGACAAGGAAGGTTGA